The following coding sequences lie in one Musa acuminata AAA Group cultivar baxijiao chromosome BXJ3-1, Cavendish_Baxijiao_AAA, whole genome shotgun sequence genomic window:
- the LOC103988190 gene encoding probable galacturonosyltransferase 6 isoform X2, whose protein sequence is MRNRQMFRVLPVRMPQFLEMLEMEGIRINMNQDLLVERPTSGETTSSRSRSSTTEKIREMEDQIIMAKAYLQFSLPNSNSQLVRELKLRIKEIERVLGRANKDSDLSRSHLQKMKAMDVTLSKAHKAYPDCSALASKLRAQLYNAEEQVRAHQNQASYLVHLTARTFPKGLHCLSMKLTTEFFTLRPEDQQLPNRQNVYKPDLYHFAIFSDNVLACAVAVNSTLTTSMEPEKIVFHVVTDSFNFPAMVMWFLSNPPGNVTIQIQSLDDFGFFPADFSTMFMHPAKADPRYTSPLNHLRFYLPEIFPSLNKILLLDHDVVVQRDLRQLWSVDMKGKVNGAVEICKNNKSSLKLEMLINFSDPIIASTFDAEACVWAFGMNMFDLQEWRKQGLKGVHHNLTQLGQSRQLWKAGSLPLGQLLFYNHTVVLDRRWHALGLGRESGMGRAEIERAAVIHYDGSRKPWLDIAIPKYRRYWTKFLDYGNPYFQQCNIHE, encoded by the exons ATGAGGAATCGACAAATGTTCAGAGTACTTCCAGTGAGAATGCCACAGTTTCTG GAAATGTTGGAGATGGAGGGCATCAGAATAAACATGAACCAGGATCTGCTGGTAGAGAG ACCAACTAGTGGTGAAACTACTAGTTCCCGCTCTCGATCATCAACAACTGAGAAGATAAGGGAGATGGAGGATCAGATAATTATGGCAAAGGCATACTTGCAATTTTCTTTACCGAATAGTAACTCTCAGTTGGTACGAGAGCTAAAGCTTAGGATAAAAGAGATAGAAAGAGTGCTTGGTCGAGCAAACAAAGATTCAGACTTGTCCAGGAG TCATTTGCAGAAAATGAAAGCCATGGATGTTACTTTGTCCAAGGCCCACAAGGCTTATCCAGATTGCTCTGCACTGGCATCAAAATTACGTGCCCAGTTATACAATGCTGAAGAACAGGTAAGGGCACACCAGAACCAAGCTTCATATCTTGTTCATCTTACTGCCAGGACCTTCCCCAAGGGTCTTCACTGCCTATCAATGAAGCTTACTACTGAGTTCTTCACATTGAGGCCTGAAGACCAACAGTTGCCTAACAGACAGAATGTGTATAAACCAGATCTCTATCATTTTGCTATTTTCTCTGACAATGTGCTGGCTTGTGCAGTGGCTGTGAACTCAACTCTAACCACATCCATG GAACCAGAGAAAATTGTCTTTCATGTGGTAACCGATTCCTTTAATTTTCCAGCAATGGTGATGTGGTTTTTGTCGAATCCTCCTGGGAACGTCACCATTCAGATACAGAGCTTggatgattttggattctttccaGCTGACTTCAGTACAATGTTTATGCATCCAGCTAAAGCTGATCCAAGATACACCTCACCACTCAACCACCTTCGTTTTTACTTGCCAGAGATTTTCCCTTCCCTGAACAAGATTTTGCTTTTGGATCATGATGTGGTTGTGCAAAGGGACCTCAGACAGTTATGGAGTGTAGATATGAAAGGAAAGGTAAATGGAGCAGTGGAGATTTGCAAGAATAACAAGTCGTCACTTAAATTGGAAATGCTCATCAACTTTTCAGATCCAATCATAGCTAGTACTTTCGATGCCGAGGCATGTGTATGGGCATTCGGCATGAATATGTTTGACCTGCAGGAGTGGAGAAAACAAGGTTTAAAAGGAGTTCACCACAACTTGACACAACTT GGCCAAAGCAGGCAGCTATGGAAAGCGGGAAGTCTTCCACTGGGTCAGTTACTCTTCTATAACCACACTGTGGTCTTGGACCGACGGTGGCATGCTCTCGGGCTTGGTCGTGAGTCAGGCATGGGAAGAGCAGAGATTGAGAGGGCAGCAGTTATCCACTACGACGGGAGCAGGAAGCCGTGGTTGGACATCGCAATTCCAAAATACAGAAGATATTGGACCAAGTTCCTCGACTACGGTAATCCCTACTTCCAACAGTGCAACATCCATGAATAG